A region from the Papaver somniferum cultivar HN1 unplaced genomic scaffold, ASM357369v1 unplaced-scaffold_22, whole genome shotgun sequence genome encodes:
- the LOC113340480 gene encoding guanosine deaminase-like: MEGPNVDQDTDHIFLKQSVEEAYEGVDTKDGYPFGAVIVRDGEVVVSCHNMVRKNKDPTAHAEMTAIRMACEKLDTEKLSDCEIYASCEPCPMCFAAIQITGIKRLVYGARAEALTPMGYGNFISDALRGTTSFEKANLEIKQAEGDDAIMAEQALLSWPN, translated from the exons ATGGAAGGTCCCAATG TTGACCAGGATACCGATCACATATTCTTGAAACAATCAGTTGAAGAAGCATACGAGGGTGTCGATACAAAAGATGGGTATCCATTTGGTGCAGTTATCGTTCGTGATGGTGAAGTAGTCGTCAGCTGTCACAACATGGTTCGGAAAAACAAAGACCCAACTGCTCACGCTGAAATGACTGCTATCCGAATG GCCTGTGAGAAGCTGGACACTGAAAAGCTCTCTGACTGTGAGATATATGCTTCTTGTGAGCCTTGCCCAATGTGCTTTGCTGCAATTCAGATTACCGGAATTAAG AGGTTAGTTTATGGAGCAAGAGCAGAAGCATTAACACCCATGGGGTATGGTAACTTCATTTCGGATGCATTGAGGGGCACCACTTCATTTGAAAAAGCCAATTTGGAGATCAAGCAAGCTGAAGGTGACGATGCTATCATGGCAGAACAGGCGTTGCTATCATGGCCGAATTGA
- the LOC113340486 gene encoding guanosine deaminase-like gives MEDAINVGQDSSDHIFLKQAVEEAYEAVNTKDGYPFGAVIVRNGEIVASCHNIVRKTKDPTAHAEVTAIRMACEKLDKIKLSDCEIYASCEPCPMCFGAIQATGIKRLVYGANAESLTALGYRLFVSDALRGTSSFGKAELEIKKAEGEDAVMAEQVFVNTKPLHKKKKPITE, from the exons ATGGAAGATGCCATTAATG TTGGACAGGATAGCAGCGACCACATATTCTTGAAACAAGCAGTTGAAGAAGCTTACGAGGCCGTCAATACAAAAGATGGGTATCCTTTTGGTGCAGTTATTGTTCGTAATGGTGAAATAGTCGCCAGTTGTCACAACATTGTCCGGAAGACGAAGGACCCAACTGCTCATGCTGAAGTGACTGCTATTCGAATG GCCTGTGAAAAGTTGGACAAGATTAAGCTCTCTGACTGTGAGATCTATGCCTCTTGTGAGCCTTGTCCAATGTGCTTTGGTGCAATCCAGGCTACCGGCATTAAG AGGTTAGTTTATGGAGCAAATGCAGAATCATTAACAGCCCTGGGATACCGCCTTTTCGTTTCGGATGCGTTGAGGGGTACCAGTTCTTTCGGAAAGGCCGAATTGGAGATCAAGAAAGCCGAAGGTGAGGACGCTGTCATGGCAGAGCAGGTGTTCGTGAATACAAAACCTCTTCACAAAAAGAAGAAGCCCATCACAGAGTAG